From a single Micromonospora pallida genomic region:
- a CDS encoding MFS transporter: MTELSSHPRGDSYGASGETVVLRHTAQPLRSLRERQLALVVLCVGVLISVVDGSAVYVALPSIQEGLGFSQANLAWVVNAYLIPFGGLLLFAGRLGDLIGTKRVFLSGLGLFTAASVVCGLATDQAVLVGARFAQGVGGAFTTAVVLSMIVTMFPKPREQARALGFYAFLAASGAALGQLAGAALTASLSWHWIFFVNVPIGLVTIAAAVRLLDNVRDTTAGEGIDWLGALALVASLMLTVYTIVQADAGGARTALLGGVALLLMVGFVLWQRRARNPLVPGEVLRSRNVAWSNVVLALMVAGPTAMFFLCALYLQNVLGFTVMELGFAFLPAALAIGVGSLKIAPRLARKSDAKTLLLPAMGLMAVGLLLLARIPADGSYWVDVLPAILLIGIGSGLATPPVLRIALADATLKDSGVRSGLLNTTQQIGSAIGLAVLAPVAANVTESALSRGETTVVALTDGFQMAFLVGFGTMVAAMLLAVFAVESEVPKTAPDSLDATSSTPPSRRVDQTGAADPDFLAVGLGGANMMAMLWSVAMGRRSVGVELRGDPYLTLTQWKVSADIYHHLAVIDRLMVERYGEEAIPRRFDGKPFILGEVFYNPDAEDGSEARADEILCGWADSCIGGHVETAEFVDDRWMDGQPHRTVTMENPPAPSMEHGPETVGRAMDEVFADRPAFQCNAEDLLIMLRRYLEEIERMDLAAGREPRCRLFTYHRVVEPSQPTGWRRWLRRDTTAPEEGFVRGPDGRLRVRIEAIREVDEKGTYRRIRARGTELVDLGTPGLIVIAEGVDSADAKRLGFTQDRVTIDHQDGRGPVVAQADYIVGLIAVNVGNNSRQRVVSTFDNQGNEYWVRQHTLGHDGFSETGWTILEVPDFRTFDPIQTGMVAPGTARNSVEYFGAHRYLLRDYFLDQVSQLTEIPRRELVRTLSLAAPKLISNVERIGRDALVAPNCVIAGDSFGNGSFLISGGATTGMVGHASRVYRYWQDRDEGVSHEEAVRRLADSIREDTAAWLRASEQDFAQPGSAMAGADQQGGERLDPMAREQVLEATRRHRRSVARTSSKLDDFGRLNVFPGRLQIVGLRPLLPTPPELRTEQMADEPMAMANASTTPMTGQDASMAEGETPMVDGDRVSESRM, encoded by the coding sequence GTGACCGAGCTCAGCAGCCACCCCCGGGGCGACTCCTACGGCGCCTCGGGGGAGACGGTCGTCCTACGCCACACCGCGCAGCCGTTGCGGAGCCTGCGGGAGCGCCAGCTCGCGCTGGTCGTGCTCTGCGTGGGCGTCCTGATCTCCGTCGTGGACGGCTCCGCGGTGTACGTCGCCCTTCCCAGCATCCAGGAGGGTCTGGGGTTCTCCCAGGCCAACCTGGCCTGGGTGGTGAACGCCTATCTCATCCCGTTCGGCGGGCTGTTGCTCTTCGCCGGTCGGCTGGGTGACCTGATCGGGACCAAGCGCGTCTTCCTCAGCGGACTCGGTCTCTTCACCGCCGCCTCGGTCGTCTGCGGTCTGGCGACCGACCAGGCGGTGCTGGTCGGTGCCCGGTTCGCCCAGGGCGTGGGCGGCGCGTTCACCACCGCCGTCGTACTCAGCATGATCGTGACCATGTTCCCGAAGCCCCGGGAGCAGGCGCGGGCGCTCGGCTTCTACGCCTTCCTGGCGGCATCGGGCGCCGCGCTCGGGCAGCTCGCCGGCGCGGCGCTGACCGCCTCGCTGAGCTGGCACTGGATCTTCTTCGTCAACGTGCCGATCGGACTGGTCACCATCGCGGCGGCCGTCCGGCTGCTGGACAACGTCCGGGACACCACGGCCGGCGAGGGGATCGACTGGCTCGGGGCGCTGGCCCTGGTCGCGTCGTTGATGCTGACGGTCTACACCATCGTGCAGGCGGACGCCGGCGGAGCCCGGACCGCGCTGCTCGGCGGTGTGGCACTGCTGCTGATGGTCGGCTTCGTGCTCTGGCAGCGGCGGGCCCGCAACCCACTGGTGCCGGGCGAGGTGCTCCGGTCCCGGAACGTCGCCTGGTCGAACGTCGTCCTGGCGCTGATGGTCGCCGGTCCGACCGCGATGTTCTTCCTCTGCGCGCTCTACCTGCAGAACGTTCTCGGCTTCACGGTCATGGAGCTGGGCTTCGCGTTCCTGCCGGCCGCGCTCGCCATCGGGGTCGGCTCGCTGAAGATCGCCCCCCGGCTGGCCCGGAAGAGCGACGCCAAGACGCTGCTCCTCCCCGCGATGGGACTGATGGCGGTCGGCCTGCTGCTGCTCGCCCGGATCCCGGCGGACGGCAGCTACTGGGTCGACGTGCTGCCGGCCATCCTGCTCATCGGCATCGGCTCCGGTCTCGCGACGCCGCCGGTGCTGCGGATCGCCCTGGCCGACGCCACCCTGAAGGACAGCGGCGTCCGGTCCGGCCTGCTGAACACCACGCAGCAGATCGGCTCGGCGATCGGCCTGGCGGTACTGGCCCCGGTCGCGGCGAACGTCACCGAGTCCGCCCTGTCCCGGGGCGAGACGACGGTGGTCGCTCTCACCGACGGCTTCCAGATGGCGTTCCTGGTCGGCTTCGGCACGATGGTGGCCGCCATGCTGCTCGCCGTCTTCGCGGTGGAGAGCGAGGTGCCCAAGACCGCGCCCGACTCGCTGGACGCGACGTCCTCGACGCCACCGTCCCGTCGGGTCGACCAGACCGGCGCGGCCGATCCGGACTTCCTCGCGGTGGGTCTCGGCGGGGCCAACATGATGGCGATGCTCTGGTCGGTCGCCATGGGCCGGCGCTCGGTCGGCGTCGAGCTGCGGGGCGACCCGTACCTCACCCTGACGCAGTGGAAGGTCAGCGCCGACATCTACCACCACCTGGCGGTCATCGACCGGCTGATGGTGGAGCGGTACGGCGAGGAGGCCATCCCCCGCCGGTTCGACGGTAAGCCGTTCATCCTGGGCGAGGTGTTCTACAACCCGGACGCCGAGGACGGCTCGGAGGCCCGGGCCGACGAGATCCTCTGCGGTTGGGCCGACTCCTGCATCGGTGGACACGTCGAGACGGCGGAGTTCGTCGACGACCGGTGGATGGACGGCCAGCCGCACCGGACGGTCACCATGGAAAATCCGCCGGCTCCGTCGATGGAACACGGGCCGGAGACCGTCGGCCGCGCCATGGACGAGGTCTTCGCCGACCGCCCGGCCTTCCAGTGCAACGCCGAGGATCTGCTGATCATGCTGCGGCGGTACCTGGAGGAGATCGAGCGGATGGACCTCGCCGCCGGTCGGGAGCCGCGCTGCCGGCTCTTCACCTACCACCGGGTCGTGGAACCGAGCCAACCGACCGGGTGGCGGCGCTGGCTGCGTCGGGACACCACGGCACCGGAGGAGGGCTTCGTCCGGGGTCCGGACGGTCGACTGCGGGTCCGGATCGAGGCGATCCGGGAGGTCGACGAGAAGGGCACCTACCGGCGGATCCGGGCGCGCGGCACCGAGCTGGTCGACCTGGGCACGCCCGGGCTGATCGTGATCGCGGAGGGGGTGGACAGCGCCGACGCCAAGCGGCTCGGGTTCACCCAGGACCGGGTGACGATCGACCACCAGGACGGCCGTGGCCCGGTGGTGGCGCAGGCCGACTACATCGTCGGGCTGATCGCCGTCAACGTCGGCAACAACTCCCGGCAGCGCGTCGTCTCCACGTTCGACAACCAGGGCAACGAGTACTGGGTCCGGCAGCACACCCTCGGGCACGACGGGTTCTCCGAGACCGGCTGGACGATCCTCGAGGTGCCGGACTTCCGGACCTTCGACCCGATCCAGACGGGCATGGTGGCACCGGGTACCGCCCGGAACTCCGTCGAGTACTTCGGCGCGCACCGGTACCTGCTCCGGGACTACTTCCTCGACCAGGTGTCGCAGCTGACCGAGATCCCGCGCCGGGAACTCGTCCGTACCCTCAGCCTGGCCGCGCCGAAGTTGATCAGCAACGTGGAGCGGATCGGACGGGACGCGCTGGTGGCGCCGAACTGCGTGATCGCCGGTGACTCGTTCGGCAACGGCAGCTTCCTGATCAGCGGCGGTGCCACCACCGGCATGGTCGGGCACGCGTCCCGGGTGTACCGGTACTGGCAGGACCGGGACGAGGGGGTCAGCCACGAGGAGGCCGTCCGCCGGCTCGCCGACAGCATCCGGGAGGACACCGCCGCCTGGTTGCGCGCCAGCGAGCAGGACTTCGCCCAGCCCGGGTCGGCCATGGCCGGCGCCGATCAGCAGGGTGGGGAGCGGCTCGACCCGATGGCCCGGGAGCAGGTCCTGGAGGCGACCCGACGGCACCGCCGGTCCGTCGCCCGGACCAGCAGCAAGTTGGACGACTTCGGTCGCCTGAACGTCTTCCCGGGGCGGCTGCAGATCGTCGGCCTGCGCCCGCTGCTGCCCACGCCGCCCGAGCTGCGTACCGAGCAGATGGCGGACGAGCCGATGGCGATGGCGAACGCGTCGACGACCCCGATGACGGGTCAGGACGCCTCGATGGCCGAGGGGGAGACCCCGATGGTCGACGGGGACCGGGTCAGCGAATCCCGGATGTGA
- a CDS encoding MFS transporter: protein MSGPKRPGLVLALLAACALMIVLDSTVVYVALPKIQQSLEMGGTGLVWVVNAYALAFGGLMLLGGRAGDIVGQRRVLLVGLVIFGVASLICGLATSPEMLIAARAAQGVGAALVAPTSLSLIPINFTNDAARTKAIGVYTGIAAAGGTFGLIIGGVLSDAASWRWVFFINVPVVALVVLLAPTAIRESQPQRGSFDFVGAVTSTGAMVALVYALVRTSTAGWDDPVVLACLAAAAVLFTVLLLVERRARQPLLPLRLFTDRVRASGFVTLLFFPAAFAGMFFFLTQYFQVVWSYSALRTGFAFIPAAVLVLVAAILTGQLVPKLGSTVVAGIGALLTAGAMIWLTQISADGGYATSLLGPLVLGGFGAGLIYASVTTSIMSNVTPDVTGAASSVLQAVQQIGPALGLAVLVTAAGTPADPVDGMRRAFWVAALIAALPAVLALLGRPSRTN, encoded by the coding sequence ATGTCCGGCCCCAAGCGGCCCGGCCTCGTGTTGGCCCTCCTGGCCGCCTGCGCCCTGATGATCGTCCTCGACTCGACGGTGGTCTACGTCGCGCTGCCGAAGATCCAGCAGAGCCTTGAGATGGGCGGGACCGGACTGGTCTGGGTGGTCAACGCGTACGCCCTGGCGTTCGGTGGCCTGATGCTGCTCGGCGGGCGGGCCGGTGACATCGTCGGCCAGCGGCGGGTGCTCCTCGTCGGTCTGGTGATCTTCGGCGTCGCGTCGCTGATCTGCGGCCTGGCCACCTCCCCGGAGATGCTGATCGCGGCCCGCGCCGCGCAGGGCGTCGGGGCAGCGCTGGTCGCACCGACGTCGCTCTCCCTGATTCCGATCAACTTCACCAACGACGCGGCCCGCACCAAGGCGATCGGCGTCTACACCGGTATCGCCGCCGCCGGCGGTACGTTCGGCCTGATCATCGGTGGGGTACTCAGCGACGCCGCCTCCTGGCGCTGGGTCTTCTTCATCAACGTTCCGGTGGTCGCGCTGGTGGTCCTGCTCGCCCCGACCGCGATCAGGGAGAGCCAGCCGCAGCGCGGCTCGTTCGACTTCGTCGGGGCGGTGACCTCGACCGGCGCGATGGTCGCCCTGGTGTACGCCCTGGTCCGCACCTCCACCGCCGGTTGGGACGACCCGGTCGTCCTGGCCTGCCTCGCGGCGGCGGCGGTCCTCTTCACCGTCCTGCTCCTGGTCGAGCGGCGGGCCCGGCAGCCGCTGCTGCCACTGCGGCTGTTCACCGACCGGGTGCGGGCCAGCGGCTTCGTCACCCTGCTGTTCTTCCCCGCCGCCTTCGCCGGCATGTTCTTCTTCCTCACCCAGTACTTCCAGGTGGTGTGGAGCTACTCCGCGCTGCGCACCGGCTTCGCCTTCATTCCGGCGGCGGTCCTGGTCCTGGTCGCCGCGATCCTGACCGGGCAGCTCGTGCCCAAGCTCGGCTCGACCGTGGTGGCCGGGATCGGCGCGCTGCTCACCGCCGGCGCGATGATCTGGCTCACCCAGATCTCCGCCGACGGCGGCTACGCCACCTCGCTGCTCGGTCCACTGGTGCTCGGCGGCTTCGGCGCCGGGCTGATCTACGCCTCGGTCACCACGTCGATCATGTCGAACGTGACGCCCGACGTGACCGGCGCGGCCTCCAGCGTGTTGCAGGCCGTCCAGCAGATCGGTCCGGCGCTCGGCCTGGCCGTGCTGGTCACCGCAGCGGGTACGCCCGCCGACCCGGTCGACGGGATGCGCCGGGCCTTCTGGGTCGCCGCCCTCATCGCCGCGCTGCCGGCCGTCCTCGCCCTCCTCGGTCGCCCGTCGCGTACCAACTGA
- the queD gene encoding 6-carboxytetrahydropterin synthase QueD — MEIFREFTFEAAHRLPNVPEGHKCARLHGHSYRVAVHVSGDVDPRTGWVMDFGDLKRAFEPVREQLDHYYLNEVPGLENPTSEVLARWIWRRLADRLPLSAVTVRETCTSGCVYRGEN; from the coding sequence ATGGAGATCTTCCGGGAGTTCACCTTCGAGGCCGCGCACCGGCTGCCGAACGTGCCCGAGGGGCACAAGTGCGCCCGGCTGCATGGCCACTCGTACCGGGTGGCCGTGCACGTCAGCGGGGACGTCGACCCACGGACCGGCTGGGTGATGGACTTCGGTGACCTCAAGCGGGCGTTCGAGCCGGTACGGGAGCAACTCGACCACTACTACCTCAACGAGGTGCCCGGGCTGGAGAACCCGACCAGCGAGGTGCTGGCCCGCTGGATCTGGCGCCGGTTGGCCGACCGGCTGCCGCTGTCGGCGGTGACGGTGCGGGAGACCTGCACCTCCGGCTGTGTCTACCGCGGCGAGAACTGA
- a CDS encoding zinc-dependent alcohol dehydrogenase, which translates to MAPPGWGVVKVHYCCLCGSDLWLYRGKWHGNRYPIVPGHEWAGVVDSAPEGYESWVGRPVTGDLIVGCQTCGPCRDGLPVMCENLIEIGFTVDGGCAGYVAVPMTNLYPLPEGMDLAAASQTEPLAVALHAVDRINLRPAERVAVLGAGGIGQLILQSARATGATVTLATDLVAERRKIAEDSGADAAVHPSELPELTSYADKVDVVFEASGDPESVVRALDLVRPGGRVCLVGYQVGAEHALETARLPLSYASLVGVMGPGGKYREAVDLLANGAIDTRPILTDIVTLDDYAPAIDRAINRTDGTVRVVFDLREE; encoded by the coding sequence GTGGCACCTCCCGGGTGGGGTGTGGTCAAAGTGCACTACTGCTGCCTCTGCGGTAGTGACCTCTGGCTCTACCGGGGCAAGTGGCACGGCAACCGGTACCCGATCGTGCCGGGCCACGAGTGGGCCGGTGTGGTGGACTCCGCCCCGGAGGGGTACGAGTCCTGGGTCGGCCGCCCGGTCACCGGCGACCTGATCGTCGGTTGTCAGACCTGTGGGCCCTGCCGGGACGGGCTGCCGGTGATGTGCGAGAACCTCATCGAGATCGGCTTCACGGTGGACGGTGGTTGCGCCGGCTACGTGGCCGTGCCGATGACCAACCTCTACCCACTGCCCGAGGGGATGGACCTCGCCGCGGCGAGCCAGACCGAGCCGCTCGCCGTCGCGCTGCACGCGGTGGACCGGATCAACCTCCGGCCGGCCGAGCGGGTCGCCGTGCTCGGTGCCGGCGGCATCGGCCAGCTCATCCTCCAGTCGGCCAGGGCGACCGGCGCTACGGTCACGCTCGCTACCGACCTGGTGGCGGAGCGGCGCAAGATCGCTGAGGACAGCGGTGCGGACGCCGCGGTGCACCCCAGCGAACTGCCCGAGCTCACCAGCTACGCGGACAAGGTGGACGTCGTGTTCGAGGCGTCCGGCGACCCGGAGTCGGTGGTCCGGGCGCTCGACCTGGTCCGCCCCGGTGGGCGGGTCTGTCTGGTCGGGTACCAGGTGGGCGCCGAGCACGCGCTGGAGACCGCCCGACTGCCCCTGTCGTACGCCAGCCTGGTTGGCGTGATGGGGCCGGGCGGCAAGTACCGGGAGGCCGTCGACCTGCTCGCCAACGGTGCGATCGACACCCGTCCGATCCTCACCGACATCGTCACGCTGGACGACTACGCTCCCGCCATCGACCGGGCGATCAACCGCACCGACGGCACCGTCCGGGTCGTCTTCGACCTGCGCGAGGAGTAG
- a CDS encoding DinB family protein has protein sequence MTWTAPAVDRKPEPALGDERAVLAGWLDYHRDTLLLKCSGLTEEQLKTNSVPVTNLTLLGLVRHMTELERWLRTLFTGETAEDPYSTEESPDGAFDDVAAADVTADLDLFRQEVELTRKAFSLRDLGDTYEDEGEVLNLRTTVVHILEEYARHNGHADLIRQTIDGATGA, from the coding sequence ATGACCTGGACCGCCCCTGCCGTCGACCGGAAGCCAGAACCGGCCCTGGGCGACGAGCGTGCCGTGCTGGCCGGCTGGCTCGACTACCACCGGGACACCCTGCTGCTCAAGTGCTCGGGCCTGACCGAGGAGCAGCTCAAGACCAACAGCGTCCCGGTGACCAACCTGACCCTGCTCGGGCTGGTGCGCCACATGACCGAGTTGGAGCGTTGGCTGCGTACCCTCTTCACCGGCGAGACGGCCGAGGACCCGTACTCCACCGAGGAAAGTCCGGACGGTGCCTTCGACGACGTGGCCGCGGCCGACGTGACGGCCGACCTCGACCTCTTCCGGCAGGAGGTGGAGTTGACCCGCAAGGCGTTCTCGCTGCGCGACCTCGGCGACACCTACGAGGACGAGGGCGAGGTGCTCAACCTCCGGACCACGGTGGTGCACATCCTCGAGGAGTACGCCCGGCACAACGGCCACGCCGACCTGATCCGGCAGACCATCGACGGTGCAACGGGCGCCTGA
- the queC gene encoding 7-cyano-7-deazaguanine synthase QueC, with the protein MPTGKRKAVVLLSGGLDSATVLAMAVHEGYEAHALSFRYGQRHTVELSAAARVAKELGATRHVIADIDLRVFGGSALTDDALAVPHHASADELGDEIPVTYVPARNTIFLSFALAWAETLDASDIFIGVSALDYSGYPDCRPEYVAAYEAMANLATKAGVEGRQRLRIHTPLIQLTKAETIRRGLELGVDYAWTHSCYDPVDGRACGTCDSCLLRGRGFAELGLTDPALATAE; encoded by the coding sequence GTGCCGACCGGGAAGCGCAAGGCCGTGGTGCTGCTCAGCGGCGGACTCGACTCCGCCACGGTGCTCGCGATGGCGGTGCACGAGGGGTACGAGGCCCACGCGCTGAGCTTCCGCTACGGCCAGCGGCACACCGTCGAACTGTCGGCCGCCGCCCGGGTGGCGAAGGAGCTCGGCGCGACCCGGCACGTGATCGCCGACATCGACCTGCGGGTCTTCGGGGGCTCGGCGCTGACCGACGACGCGCTCGCCGTACCGCACCACGCCAGCGCCGACGAACTGGGTGACGAGATCCCGGTCACCTACGTGCCGGCCCGCAACACGATCTTCCTGTCGTTCGCCCTGGCCTGGGCGGAGACCCTCGACGCCTCGGACATCTTCATCGGGGTGAGCGCGCTGGACTACAGCGGCTACCCGGACTGCCGCCCGGAGTACGTCGCCGCGTACGAGGCGATGGCCAACCTCGCCACCAAGGCCGGCGTCGAGGGGCGGCAGCGGCTGCGGATCCACACCCCGCTGATCCAGCTCACCAAGGCCGAGACCATCCGCCGGGGCCTGGAGCTGGGCGTCGACTACGCCTGGACGCACAGCTGCTACGACCCGGTCGACGGCCGGGCCTGCGGCACCTGCGACTCCTGCCTGCTGCGCGGGCGCGGCTTCGCCGAACTCGGGCTGACCGACCCCGCCCTGGCCACCGCCGAGTGA
- the queE gene encoding 7-carboxy-7-deazaguanine synthase, producing MSGVYRVKEIFYTLQGEGTHAGRPAVFCRFTSCNLWTGREQDRHRAICQFCDTDFVGTDGPGGGRFATAADLAAAVAAAWQGGDHPRSRPYVVCTGGEPLLQLDEAAVTALHEAGFEVAVETNGTRPAPAGIDWVCVSPKAGAEVVLTRGDDLKLVYPQPDAEPARFEHLDFTHFMLQPMDGPDRVANTEAAVRYCLEHPQWRLSLQTHKYIGIA from the coding sequence GTGAGCGGCGTGTACCGGGTCAAGGAGATCTTCTACACCCTCCAGGGGGAGGGCACCCACGCGGGCCGGCCGGCCGTCTTCTGCCGTTTCACGAGCTGCAACCTATGGACCGGCCGGGAGCAGGATCGGCACCGGGCGATCTGCCAGTTCTGCGACACCGACTTCGTCGGCACCGACGGCCCCGGCGGAGGCCGCTTCGCCACCGCCGCCGACCTGGCCGCGGCGGTCGCCGCCGCGTGGCAGGGCGGGGACCACCCGCGCAGCCGCCCGTACGTGGTGTGCACCGGCGGGGAACCGCTGCTGCAACTCGACGAGGCGGCCGTGACCGCCCTGCACGAGGCGGGCTTCGAGGTCGCGGTGGAAACCAACGGCACGCGTCCGGCGCCGGCCGGCATCGACTGGGTCTGCGTCAGCCCGAAAGCCGGTGCCGAGGTGGTGCTCACCCGGGGCGACGACCTGAAGCTGGTCTACCCACAGCCGGACGCGGAGCCAGCCCGCTTCGAGCACCTCGACTTCACCCACTTCATGCTCCAGCCCATGGACGGCCCGGACCGGGTCGCCAACACCGAAGCCGCGGTGCGGTACTGCCTGGAGCACCCGCAGTGGCGGTTGAGCCTACAGACCCACAAGTACATTGGAATCGCCTGA
- a CDS encoding cation:proton antiporter: MDSVHSDLKVAIVVADIAIVLIVGSLLIMLFRRIKQPPVIGEITAGIVLGPSLLGLLPGDVTGFLFPAELRPHLSMISQVGLLLFMFLVGWEFNGQLLKRRSGSVASVSLSAIGLAFALGLGAAALLYDRHDVVNGQQISFGYFAAFLGIAMSITAFPVLARLLTETGLARTRVGALSLAAAALDDVMAWTLLAFIVVIFGAGGDGTGTLVAVLGLFLLYVALMVFAVRPLLRRLVGRLIRGGTASPFLVPLIAAGAFLSAYATSWIGVHAVFGAFAFGLVMPREPRALLAQTLHVPLESATRLLLPIFFIVTGLNVNIGALGWTGLGELAIIMVAAIVGKLVAAAVAARLSGMNWQESYSVGLLMNTRGLTELVILNIGLSLGVLDGEMFTMMVLMALLTTAMAVPLLPKGLPRAPGGLFDIPSVTVPSGAAARRTPAQGDAADAATSGQEVPSGKS; encoded by the coding sequence ATGGACTCCGTACATTCAGACCTGAAGGTCGCCATCGTCGTCGCCGACATCGCCATCGTGCTGATCGTCGGCTCACTGCTCATCATGTTGTTCCGTCGGATCAAGCAGCCGCCGGTCATCGGTGAGATCACCGCCGGCATCGTGCTCGGACCGAGCCTCCTCGGGCTGCTGCCCGGCGACGTCACCGGCTTCCTCTTCCCGGCCGAGCTGCGCCCCCACCTCTCGATGATCTCCCAGGTGGGACTGCTGCTCTTCATGTTCCTGGTCGGCTGGGAGTTCAACGGCCAACTGCTCAAGCGCCGGTCCGGGTCGGTCGCCTCGGTCTCGCTCTCCGCGATCGGCCTCGCGTTCGCGCTCGGTCTCGGCGCGGCGGCCCTGCTCTACGACCGGCACGACGTCGTCAACGGACAGCAGATCTCCTTCGGCTACTTCGCCGCGTTCCTGGGCATCGCGATGTCGATCACCGCGTTCCCGGTGCTGGCCCGACTCCTCACCGAGACCGGCCTGGCCCGGACCCGGGTCGGAGCCCTCTCCCTGGCCGCCGCCGCGCTGGACGACGTGATGGCCTGGACCCTGCTCGCCTTCATCGTGGTCATCTTCGGGGCGGGCGGTGACGGCACCGGCACGCTGGTGGCCGTCCTCGGGCTCTTCCTGCTCTACGTGGCGCTGATGGTCTTCGCGGTCCGGCCACTGCTGCGCCGGCTCGTCGGCCGGCTCATCCGGGGCGGCACGGCCTCGCCCTTCCTCGTCCCGCTGATCGCCGCCGGGGCCTTCCTCTCCGCCTACGCCACGTCGTGGATCGGGGTACACGCGGTCTTCGGGGCCTTCGCCTTCGGTCTGGTGATGCCCCGGGAGCCTCGGGCACTGCTCGCCCAGACCCTGCACGTCCCGTTGGAGAGCGCCACCCGCCTGCTGCTGCCGATCTTCTTCATCGTCACCGGGCTCAACGTCAACATCGGCGCCCTCGGTTGGACCGGCCTGGGCGAGCTGGCGATCATCATGGTCGCCGCCATCGTCGGCAAGCTCGTCGCTGCGGCCGTCGCCGCCAGGTTGTCCGGCATGAACTGGCAGGAGTCCTACTCGGTCGGGCTGCTCATGAACACCCGGGGCCTGACCGAGCTGGTGATCCTCAACATCGGGCTCTCCCTGGGCGTGCTGGACGGGGAGATGTTCACCATGATGGTGCTGATGGCCCTGCTCACCACGGCCATGGCGGTGCCGCTGCTGCCCAAGGGGCTGCCCCGGGCGCCGGGCGGCCTGTTCGACATCCCATCGGTCACCGTGCCGTCCGGTGCGGCCGCCCGGCGCACGCCCGCGCAGGGCGACGCCGCCGACGCTGCCACCAGCGGGCAGGAGGTGCCGTCCGGCAAGTCCTGA
- a CDS encoding WD40 repeat domain-containing protein has translation MESATAPTPPSLVLTGHRESVFSAVFHPDDHLVATSGEDGTIRLWDATTGEQVGETLTGHTDTIWLVAFHPEGRLLASASEDRTARIWDITTGKQVGEPLVGHTAGVYGVAFHPDGGLLATGSADHTVRLWKVPGGEPVGEPLTASTDEIDGVAFHPDGHLLASTGDAVRLYDTATGQLVGNPLVGHTKGAVSVTFSPDGRLLASGSDDLTVRIWDHAAGGPAVEPLVGHTDIVDGVAFHPSGRLLVSAAEDCTVRVWDVATGQQVGELETGHTVPVWNIAFDRSGARIVTASQDGTARILPFPAYPAAG, from the coding sequence GTGGAGTCGGCAACAGCCCCCACCCCGCCGTCGCTGGTGCTGACCGGGCACCGGGAGAGCGTGTTCAGCGCGGTCTTCCACCCCGACGATCATCTGGTCGCCACCAGCGGCGAGGACGGCACCATCCGTCTCTGGGACGCGACCACCGGCGAGCAGGTCGGCGAAACGCTCACCGGACACACCGACACGATCTGGCTCGTGGCGTTCCACCCCGAGGGCCGCCTGCTGGCCAGCGCCAGCGAGGACCGGACCGCCCGGATCTGGGACATCACCACCGGCAAGCAGGTCGGCGAGCCCCTCGTGGGGCACACGGCCGGGGTCTACGGCGTGGCCTTCCACCCCGACGGCGGTCTGCTGGCCACCGGCAGCGCCGACCACACCGTACGGCTGTGGAAGGTGCCCGGCGGCGAGCCGGTGGGTGAGCCTCTCACCGCGAGCACCGACGAGATCGACGGGGTGGCCTTCCACCCCGACGGCCACCTGCTCGCCTCGACCGGCGACGCGGTGCGCCTCTACGACACCGCGACCGGCCAACTGGTCGGCAACCCGCTGGTCGGGCACACGAAGGGCGCGGTCAGCGTCACCTTCAGCCCGGACGGGCGGCTGCTGGCCAGCGGATCCGACGACCTGACCGTCCGGATCTGGGACCACGCGGCGGGCGGGCCGGCGGTCGAGCCGCTGGTCGGGCACACCGACATCGTCGACGGGGTGGCCTTCCACCCGAGCGGACGCCTGCTGGTCAGCGCCGCCGAGGACTGCACCGTACGGGTCTGGGACGTGGCCACCGGGCAGCAGGTCGGCGAGCTGGAGACCGGCCACACCGTACCGGTGTGGAACATCGCCTTCGACCGCTCCGGAGCGCGCATCGTCACCGCCAGCCAGGACGGGACGGCCCGCATCCTGCCGTTCCCGGCGTACCCTGCTGCCGGGTGA